The window GGTTTGGCGCATTTTCGCCGCGCCCCGTTGGAAAAAACTTAGAAATAGCTGACGAAAGGCGTGCTGTCTGGCGGCGTCACTTTGGTGGCGGCCTTCAACTGCGGCGTGCCCAGGTACAGGAAACCGACGATCTCATCCTGCTCGCGGCAGCCGAAGGCTTCGCGCACCAGCGCATGCTCGGTCCAGGCGCCGGTGCGCCAGATGCCGTTAAAACCCTGCGCCAACGCCGCCATCTGCATCGCCTGCACGGCGCAACCGGCGGAAACCACCTGCTCCCAGCGCGGCACCTTGGTTTCTTCAGTGCAATGCGCGATGACGGTGATGATCAGCGGCGCGCGGAACGGCGCCTTGGTGGCTTTTTCAATCGCCGCTTCGTCCAGTTGATCCTGCTTCGCCGCCGCCTGCAGCAGTTGGCTGAAACGCTCCAGGCCCTGATTTTCGATCATCACGAAACGCCATGGCTGCAGCGCGCCGTGATCGGGCGCACGCAGTCCCGCGTTGATGATATTTTGGCGCACTTCCCCCGCCGGCGCCGGTTCCGCCAGGCGTGAAGCCGAGCGGCGATTCAATAAAAGATCCAGAGCATCCATCGTAAACTCCTGATAACAATTTTCATTCCGGCCACGTTAACATAGCTAAACGACGAGTTACAGCCTCGGCGATAGCGTCTGTGTGCCACGATTTAAAGCTGACATTTACCCGGCCGCTCATTAGGATAGCGGAACATTCTCGACTCTTGTTGGAGAGCACATGCGCACATTGTGGCAAATTATTGCCGGCATTTTCCGGTGGACATGGCGTCTGCTGAATTTTATCAGGGAACTGATCCTTAACCTGTTCCTGGTCCTGCTGATCCTGGTTGGGGTTGGCATCTATCTGTCCTTCCAAAGTTCCTCCACCTCGACGGCCCCGGCGCGCGGCGCGCTGCTGGTCGATTTAAGCGGCGTGGTGGTCGATCAGCCTTCGGTAAACAACCGGGTGCGGCAATGGGGCCGTGAACTGTTGGGCGCCTCCAGCAGCCGCCTGCAGGAGAACTCGCTGTTCGACGTAGTCGACAGCATCCGCAAGGCCAAAGACGACAAAAACATTACCGGCATGGTGTTGCAGCTGAATGATTTCGTCGGCGCCGATCAGCCGTCGCTGCGCTATATCGGCAAAGCGCTGCGCGAGTTCCGCGACAGCGGCAAACCGATCTTCGCCATCGGCGGCAGCTACAACCAAACGCAATACTACCTGGCCAGCTACGCCAACAAGGTCTTCCTGTCACCGCAGGGCGCGGTCGATCTGCACGGTTTCGCCACCAACAACCTGTACTACAAGTCGTTGCTGGACATGCTCAAGGTCACCACCAATATCTTCCGCGTCGGCACCTATAAATCGGCGGTCGAACCGCTGATCCGCGACGATATGTCCCCGGCGGCGCGCGAAGCGGACAGCCGTTGGATCGGCGGCCTGTGGCAGAACTACCTGGAGACCGTGGCCGCCAACCGCCAACTGACGCCGCAGCAGCTGTTCCCGGGCGCCGCCGGCGTGCTGAGCGGCCTGCAGGCGGCCGGTGGCGACACCGCCCGCTATGCGCTGGACAATAAGCTGGTGGATGAACTGGCGTCGCGCACCGCGATCGAAAATCAGCTGGTCAAGACCTTCGGCTGGGACAAACAGGTGAACGATTTCAACGCCATCAGCATCTATGACTATCAGCCGAAGCCGGACGCCAACCAGGGCGGCAAGATCGCCGTGGTGTTCGCCAACGGCGCCATCATGGACGGCCCGCAGACGCCGGGCAACGTCGGGGGTGACACCACCGCCGCCGAGCTGCGCCAGGCGCGTCTGGATCCGGCCGTCAAGGCCGTGGTGTTCCGCGTCAACAGTCCAGGCGGCAGCGTCAGCGCGTCCGAAGTGATCCGTTCCGAGCTGGCCGCCGTGCGCGCCGCCGGCAAACCGGTGGTGGTGTCGATGGGCGGCATGGCCGCGTCGGGCGGCTACTGGGTCTCGACGCCGGCCGACTATATCATCGCCAGCCCGAGCACCCTGACCGGTTCGATCGGCATTTTCGGCATCATCAATACCTACGAGAAAACTCTGGATACGCTGGGTGTGCACACCGACGGCGTGGCGACCTCGCCTCTGGCCGATATCGCGGTCACCAAGGCGCTGCCGCAGGAGTTCTCGCAGATGATGCAGCTGAACATCGAAAACGGGTATAAGAACTTCCTCGATCTGGTCGCCAAATCACGCAAGATGACCCCGCAGCAGGTTGACCAAATCGCGCAGGGCCACGTGTGGCTCGGCAGCGACGCTAAGGCCAACGGCCTGGTCGATCAACTGGGCGATTTCGACGACGCGGTGAAGAAAGCCGCCGAGCTGGCAAAGCTGCAGCAGTGGCAGCTCGACTGGTTCGTCGATACCCCAAGCCTGAGCGATATGGTGCTCAGCCAGTTCGGCGTTTCCATTCACGCCATGCTGCCGGCCGCGATTCAGGCCATGCTGCCCGCCCCGCTGGCCTCGGTCGCCAACGCGGTGAAAGAACAACCGGGCTTGTTCAATAACCTGAACGATCCGCAAAACCGTTATGCGATCTGTCTCACCTGCGGAGATGTCCGCTAACAAATAATTCTGCAGCCCGGCCACCGCCGGGCTTTTTTTCTGCCGCCATGTCCCTATAATTCAGCCCATCTTATCTTTGTTAAAATCACAACCATGCAAAAGAAATCCATTTACGTCGCCTACACCGGCGGCACCATCGGCATGCAGCGCTCAGATCATGGCTACATCCCGGTTTCCGGCCACCTGCAGCGCCAGCTGGCGCTGATGCCCGAATTCCATCGGCCGGAGATGCCGGATTTCACCATTCATGAATACGCGCCATTGATTGACTCTTCAGACATGACGCCGGAAGACTGGCAGCACATCGCCGACGACATCAAGCAGAACTACGATCGCTACGACGGCTTCGTGATCCTGCATGGCACCGACACCATGGCGTTCACCGCCTCTGCGCTTTCCTTCATGCTGGAAAACCTGGCCAAACCGGTGATCGTTACCGGCTCGCAGATTCCGCTGGCGGAGCTGCGCTCCGATGGCCAAACCAACCTACTCAACGCGCTGTATCTGGCGGCCAACCATCCGGTGAACGAAGTCAGCCTGTTCTTCAACAACAAGCTGTTCCGCGGCAACCGCACCACCAAAGCGCACGCCGACGGCTTCGACGCCTTCGCCTCCCCGAATTTGCCGCCGCTGCTGGAAGCCGGCATCCACATTCGCCGCCAGCAAGGCATCGACAGCCCGGCTTGCAACGGCGCGTTGCAGGTGCATGACATCACGCCGCAGCCGATCGGCGTGGTCACCATCTATCCGGGCATTTCCGGCGCGGTGGTGCGCAATTTCCTGCTGCAGCCGGTCAAGGCGCTGATCCTGCGCTCCTACGGCGTCGGCAACGCGCCGCAAAAGGCCGAACTGATCGACGAGTTGCGTGCGGCCTCTGAACGCGGCATCGTGGTGGTCAACCTGACGCAGTGCATCTCCGGGCGCGTCAATATGGAAGGCTACGCCACCGGCAACGCGCTGGCGCACGCCGGGGTGATCAGCGGTTTCGACATGACGGTGGAAGCCGCCCTGACCAAGCTGCACTATCTGTTGAGCCAGCCGCTGACGCCGGAACAAATCCGCGCCCTGATGCAGCAAGATCTGCGCGGCGAGCTGAGCATCAACGGTTAACCTACTGAACTCTGGAGCGGCGATGAAAACGGCCCTGTT of the Serratia marcescens subsp. marcescens ATCC 13880 genome contains:
- a CDS encoding NAD(P)H nitroreductase; amino-acid sequence: MDALDLLLNRRSASRLAEPAPAGEVRQNIINAGLRAPDHGALQPWRFVMIENQGLERFSQLLQAAAKQDQLDEAAIEKATKAPFRAPLIITVIAHCTEETKVPRWEQVVSAGCAVQAMQMAALAQGFNGIWRTGAWTEHALVREAFGCREQDEIVGFLYLGTPQLKAATKVTPPDSTPFVSYF
- the sppA gene encoding signal peptide peptidase SppA — its product is MRTLWQIIAGIFRWTWRLLNFIRELILNLFLVLLILVGVGIYLSFQSSSTSTAPARGALLVDLSGVVVDQPSVNNRVRQWGRELLGASSSRLQENSLFDVVDSIRKAKDDKNITGMVLQLNDFVGADQPSLRYIGKALREFRDSGKPIFAIGGSYNQTQYYLASYANKVFLSPQGAVDLHGFATNNLYYKSLLDMLKVTTNIFRVGTYKSAVEPLIRDDMSPAAREADSRWIGGLWQNYLETVAANRQLTPQQLFPGAAGVLSGLQAAGGDTARYALDNKLVDELASRTAIENQLVKTFGWDKQVNDFNAISIYDYQPKPDANQGGKIAVVFANGAIMDGPQTPGNVGGDTTAAELRQARLDPAVKAVVFRVNSPGGSVSASEVIRSELAAVRAAGKPVVVSMGGMAASGGYWVSTPADYIIASPSTLTGSIGIFGIINTYEKTLDTLGVHTDGVATSPLADIAVTKALPQEFSQMMQLNIENGYKNFLDLVAKSRKMTPQQVDQIAQGHVWLGSDAKANGLVDQLGDFDDAVKKAAELAKLQQWQLDWFVDTPSLSDMVLSQFGVSIHAMLPAAIQAMLPAPLASVANAVKEQPGLFNNLNDPQNRYAICLTCGDVR
- the ansA gene encoding asparaginase; the protein is MQKKSIYVAYTGGTIGMQRSDHGYIPVSGHLQRQLALMPEFHRPEMPDFTIHEYAPLIDSSDMTPEDWQHIADDIKQNYDRYDGFVILHGTDTMAFTASALSFMLENLAKPVIVTGSQIPLAELRSDGQTNLLNALYLAANHPVNEVSLFFNNKLFRGNRTTKAHADGFDAFASPNLPPLLEAGIHIRRQQGIDSPACNGALQVHDITPQPIGVVTIYPGISGAVVRNFLLQPVKALILRSYGVGNAPQKAELIDELRAASERGIVVVNLTQCISGRVNMEGYATGNALAHAGVISGFDMTVEAALTKLHYLLSQPLTPEQIRALMQQDLRGELSING